The region AAAAGGTTCTTGATGTTAAATATCTGTACTTAGCATTATTAAACTTTTTGGAGGGTTTCTGATGGGAGGATGTCAAAGACCTTGTAGGTATTGAGAggattttgaaatttcaataaGAAAATTGGAACCCTTAGATGCTACTTCTATTTATTCTGAAATTGTGTAATTGAGGAATGGTTATTAGGTTGTTATGGGATGGCACAGACGAATTATGCAaacttttcaatttcttttttgacaGTATATCAGCAAACACTCCTTTCATCTCCTCTTAGATCCCATTCATCAAGTAAACATCTAGAaaatgaatctctctctctatctctctctctctctctgccatgCCCACACATTGAGTGTGCACACATACATGTATAGACGCATATATGCACTCTATCTTGCAACCTCTTCTCGAGAACTACTTTTAATTGAGTAATAATCTAAAAGTAGCTCAGAGAAgaacataaaatcaaataagaCTTTATTACTAAAGCGAACAAAAATAGAAGCAATTTCCTAATTGATCTAGGAGTTAAAAAGGTCACCGATGCAATCCTTGAATGCATTTGTTTTGCATTGTGTTAAAATTGTTatctcattttatttctttcatttttacgGGCTCCTGATCTCTAAAGAGTAGAAATCATTTATTACACCTCTAATTCAGGGTTACTTCTAGCTCAGTATTTCCTTCCACTCCCAAATAGATCTGTATAATTTTAGGCATTATACCATTGTTTTCTATGAGAGGGATGAGCTTGGAGACGGAGTTAGATTGTCATTTGAATATGCATTGCAAACTATCTggttcttttttcctctttatgTTGATATCTCATTTTAGGTCATTGGTATCCCAGTccagaaaaatgtttttaatttttgaagggTAAACTTCAATTCTTTGCATATATTCAATAGGCATTGGATATCCTGGGGTCGTGCAAATATTGTGGAGAAAGAATTTGGTTATTACATCACACTGTTGCATGAGTTAAAATGAAGTGACATCATAGCTTAGTCAATGGCCTAGGTATGTTTTAAATGCCTGGTGCATCAACTTCAGTTTTCAATGTTCTTTATTAACAATTCCGTTAATGAAGCTAGATAAACCATATCTTCCACCTGAAAGAAAGGGGCATTGTCAAAgtggtgttatttttctttttttctgaatttttgatCATTTAGTTAGTTTGATTACAAATGGTGAGGCTCTTTTCCTGTTTGAAGTATATAATCATGTTTGGCTTTATAGAATATCTCCTTCCTTCCATTGATAATATAATTCATGCTTTAAAATGAAGATGAGCCTCCTGGGTGCTAGATTTTTGAATAAATCCATTATATGGCACAATTTAATGGAAAATAATGGTAAAAGGGAGGCATAACTAAGAGTTTGTTGAACCCTTTCTGATATGAGACATATTTTTCCACCACCTTGGTATCCTTTTTCTGAGATTGCTGAGTATTGGAGAAGTTCCAAACCATCTAAACATGGCTGTAGAGCCATCTATAGGATTGGCTGTGCTTTTCTGGCACATCCCACATCCCCACAACTTCACATAAAGGTAACAATGGTAAAGGGGGtaaaccttattttttttttgataagtggtaAAGGGGGTAAACCTTGTTCTTGGGAATTATACAAGAGAATTTAAGTCAAGTTGTGGGGGGAATAGAagctcttcatttttttctcaatacCCAGTATGTTCCTCCCCTTTTTCCTTACCACTCCGTTGTCCTCTTAGTTTGTTCCTTATAACTCATCATTGTTtgttaggggcgccttacgcttttttttattgaaattatcttacttatcaaaaaaaaaaaaactcatcatTGTTTGTTCAGGTGTGCCAATGAGCTCTTGCTCAAATGACACTTCCTTCCCTCATAACAATTGGTTGGAGGGTGAGATTGTAGGTTCAAGACATATgtagcaataaaaaaaaattatgattgtCAGTTCAAGTAGTGGAAGATATAAAAAAATGTGCCTTTATTGAGGAAGATGGCCCGTATGTAGCAGTGGAGGGAGCTACTGGTGTTTTTAACTAATTTGTTTTTCTGCATCCTAATTCTGCAAGTTGCTTGCTAGAAAACTATTCAGGTGACTGCCTTGATGAccaaaatattgattttcaatttgatatGTTGTAAAGGTTGGCAATCAAGCAATGACATCTGGCATACTTTTTTTAGAATTGTGCTTAGAGTGTGATAATTTATAACCTACTTGGAAATAAAGGTTGGCAATGAAGCAATCATCAAGTTGATGATTCTTGCTAAGTCATTCTGTCCAATATAGTAGGGGTATTCAAGAGACCATCCAATGGTGCTTTTGTTAGTCAAGTTATTGCTACTGGTAATACTCATTGTTTGATCTATGTTTGCAGAGATGTTAAAACttatatctataaaaaaaaatatatatccctAATAACAAATCTGTCCGTAGAAGAAGTAATGAACAAGTCTTTTAACATGGTGTGATTTGTTTGAGTGACAAAAGGATGCTTGACAATCTTTCCCATTTGCGGGGAAGAAGGGTGGGTGAGAGGGGTGGTGGAGGGGACGGATTatgtttgttcttttgcttTGCTGGTTTTGGTTGTGCTGGTCCATTTTACGTCACTTCTCTCTTGAAGGCTACACTTCTGGGCTTGGAGTCTCATGTGGTTGAATGCTCTTTAGGGTGACTAAACTTCTGTTTGGTCTCATGGAATAAAGCATGTCAAATTTTGAAGATGAACATTGGGATTTGGAGAATGTCTACTTTCTCTATTCTAGGATCGTGCCCCATTTTGGCGCCTTAGTAATAAATGTTTGTACTTAAAATTTATCAGATATTGGAGAAATAAAATTTCAGTAGCTTTTTGGTTATCAGTTATCATTGATGGATCTGAACTTTGAGCTCTACTTGAGGTTGCAAAATTGCTCGATTTTTCTTATCCATCTTGGTCTCTTATTCCTTAATAAGGGAGCATTCtcctattattttttagaagcaTAACTTTGTTGGAAATTCTTTGGTACAGGATCTCAAATCATAAAGGGAACTTATTTTCACATTCCCAGGGCTTGGTAGGCACTGTGATTCTTATGAGAGAAGCTATTTTCTTTTGATGTGGGGTGAGGGTGGCAACATAATGTCGTAGTCCCAATATTCTTGCAAAACCTAATTGGATGTTCTTGAGGAAAATTTTTGTGGTTACTCTTTGTAGTAGGATTTGTGTTTAAATTTGAATCACTTTAATATATTCTCTAGTGGGTTCACAGATAGGCTGGTTTTGAGACTAACTTTTCCATAAAGAGTAGCATCAGCTCATACTGGTTCTGAAGAAATGTAGCCTCTTCTCATAAGTTTCCAATTGGTTCggtctgttttttattttttacaagtttGTTGTATAACAATCCTCCTCAGGCGATTCTTCTACAGTCCCTTTTCTCCATTATAATTCGTTTCTGTcttgtgctatttttttttctcttacatATGCAATTCTGATTATCACCTTCTTGTGCTGATAGCTGATGTATATCGTTGGGTGCAGAGGTTAGCTTTGCCATGGAGAGCTCTGATGATGAAAAGGATGGAGTCCTCGCTAATTACATCCCAAAAGAACTGACCCATGGTTTGGCATCTAATGATGCAAAATTTGTAGATGAAGTACTTAATGGTCAAAATGAACGATGTTGTGAAAATTTTCGCATGGATAAGCATGTATTTTACAAGTTATGTGATATTTTGCAAGCCAAAGGCTTGCTACGGCACACAAATCGAATCAAGATTGAGGAGCAATTAGCCATTTTCATGTTCATAATTGGTCATAATCTACGTACTCGAGCTGTCCAAGAGTTATTCCGATATTCAGGAGAAACCATCAGTCGCCATTTCAATAATGTCTTAAATGCAATTATGGCCATTTCATTAGATTTCTTTCAGCCTCCAGGGTCCAATGTTCCACCTGAGATCCTGGAAGATCCAAGATTCTATCCATACTTCCAGGTAAATTTGGTAATTGAGTTTGATCTATATATCTCTTTTCTGTGTAATTTTTACTCATTTTTAACTATGTTAAGCTAGGATTGTGTGGGAGCAGTTGATGGCATCCATATTCCGGTGATGGTAGGTGTAGATGAGCAAGGACCTTTCCGCAATAAGAATGGCATGCTTTCACAAAATGTTGTGGCAGCTTGCTCATTTGATCTCAGGTTCCATTATGTTCTAGCCGGCTGGGAAGGCTCAGCATCAGATTTGCAAGTCCTAAATTCTGCACTCACCAGGCGAAACAAACTTCAGGTCCCTGAAGGTATTGTATATATAAGGAAAATCATTCTCACTTAGATGTTTTCACATCCAACTAAAATGGCATATTAGGATTTATTTCAAATTGCACTTGGAAGGATTTACCAATACGTGTTtgatatcatttttattaattcaaGAAGTGTAACTCATTTACATGTGTTGTCTGAACTCCCCTTGAAGTACTTAGGTCAGTTTGTTGGATATGAAATTTGTGATGGCAGGTAAATACTACCTTGTAGACAACAAGTATGCAAATATGCCAGGTTTCATTGCCCCGTATAATGGTGTTCCCTATTACTTGAAGGAGTTTCCTTGCGGCTATCACCCCCAAGATGCCAGAGAGCTATTTAATCAACGGCACTCATTGTTACGAAATGCCACCGATCGTATATTTGGCGCTTTGAAGCTCCGATTTCCTATATTGATGTCTGCTCCTCCATACCCGTTACAAACACAGGTGAAGTTGGTCGTGGCAGCGTGTGCGATACACAATTACATCCGTAGGGAGAAACCAGATGATTGGATTTTTAGAATGTATGAGCAAGATAGAACTGAACTACAAATCGAGGAGTCTTTGCCAACTTCAGAGGTGGAGCAGCCCATGATGCATATTGACACCCAAGCGCTGGACATTGGTTTGGAAACAGAAGAAGTAGAAATCTCTTCGCGACTGCGGGACTCTATTGCAACTGAGATGTGGAATGACTATATCCGTGATTTCTCAGCCATGTAAATTGACTGATCTTAATTAGAGTTTCCAGGCTAGGACTGAAATTTTTTCGACATCAAAAACCAGAAGAAAGATTTTGCATTGTGATTTGATGCTGTACATTGGCCCTTCTGTTCATacaaaaaggaaatatattgCTAGTTCATACTTTTCAAACATTGCAGTTTGGTAAAATGAGAGGGTCACTTTGAGAAGGATTGAAGATGGGGCTTTGACAAATTACTGTTTTCTGAGACACTAAATTTTAGGTGTTCCAGGCCCAGGGGCCCTCGACGACTTCCAAGTCTTTACCTAATTCAATGCGCTAACAGGTTACAGGCGGCTACTGAAGGGGGAGTGGATCAAGACAATTGTGCACTATTTCCGAGGGACCAACCATTGACCCAAAAAATGTTATCTTATAGGATTTGCTCAGTGCAGATTCTTTTCCCCcactctatatatattttgagtcTTAATTTTTCATGATTCTAAATCTTGAATCAGATTGAAGTCGACTCTAGTGAATTGAGCACTGTTGAtatgaatataaattatatgttGCATCGTTTCAAaacgtgcaatttgaaaaatagtGATTTCGAAACTCAACTAATAAAACCGTAATTAAACATTAGTTAAAATCGTGATTCGACCGTTAAAATTGTTTAACTTAGCCAGAAGGTTTGGTTTAGGCAACCTTACTTTTGCAGCAGAACTTAGTTGGACCAGCCTACAGGATGAGCCTTTCAGAGTGGGGAGGGGTCCAAAACAGGGATTAATCCACAAACCAGTAAAActgtaaaagtaaaatttctgaCTCTGGTTGTTTTTGTGTGGGTCAGTATGcgtctccatctctctcttctttctccagCAATGGCTATCTCTTTGTCTGTTAATTCAAAGAATCTGTCAGTTCTGCAGCTGGGTCCCATGTTCACAGGGACCATTAAACAAAACAATACTGATCAAAGAACATTCTCATGAAAAGGGACCCTCTGGGGAAGAGAAGGGCTTGCATGCTGAAAGGTGCACTTTTACGGATTaacattttcattaatttattattagcaATTTGAAGAGATAATTTATGTAAGACTCACCTAGTCGGATTAGCGGTTGAACAGTCCAAAACTTATTCGAGCATATAAGTTGTACACAGCTTCCTCTCATAATTACTTTCCAAATTATTAAGATAACCAAATTGCTAAATATTTCGATTCGCACTTTCAAAGGAGAAGTTGCTTAGCTTCCAATGGTTCTCATTGGGATCAATCAGATAACCTTATCAATGGATTCTTGTACTTACACTTGTGTAATTCCTTTGCTAAATGTTAAACCTCTCTTGAACATCAATTTTAGTCCCtctaaagaccaaaaaaaaaaaaaaaaaaaaaaaaaaaaagaagaaaaagaaaagaaaagtgggaaACCTTTGTTCTCATTAATTTCTATTTAC is a window of Alnus glutinosa chromosome 4, dhAlnGlut1.1, whole genome shotgun sequence DNA encoding:
- the LOC133865305 gene encoding uncharacterized protein LOC133865305, which gives rise to MESSDDEKDGVLANYIPKELTHGLASNDAKFVDEVLNGQNERCCENFRMDKHVFYKLCDILQAKGLLRHTNRIKIEEQLAIFMFIIGHNLRTRAVQELFRYSGETISRHFNNVLNAIMAISLDFFQPPGSNVPPEILEDPRFYPYFQDCVGAVDGIHIPVMVGVDEQGPFRNKNGMLSQNVVAACSFDLRFHYVLAGWEGSASDLQVLNSALTRRNKLQVPEGKYYLVDNKYANMPGFIAPYNGVPYYLKEFPCGYHPQDARELFNQRHSLLRNATDRIFGALKLRFPILMSAPPYPLQTQVKLVVAACAIHNYIRREKPDDWIFRMYEQDRTELQIEESLPTSEVEQPMMHIDTQALDIGLETEEVEISSRLRDSIATEMWNDYIRDFSAM